TTGGAAAGACAAAGGCTATTTTGTTATTAATTTAATTAGAGTAACACCAATCGGACTGCCTGATTATATTGCACTAAAGCCGAATGAAGTAATATTTATAGAAAGTAAGGAAACGTGGGACAGACTATCTGAATTGCAAAAAATACGATTAGAAATGCTAAATAAAATA
Above is a window of Chitinophagales bacterium DNA encoding:
- a CDS encoding VRR-NUC domain-containing protein, with translation WKDKGYFVINLIRVTPIGLPDYIALKPNEVIFIESKETWDRLSELQKIRLEMLNKIGFTCYVNFDKYIK